Proteins encoded within one genomic window of Mya arenaria isolate MELC-2E11 chromosome 13, ASM2691426v1:
- the LOC128215107 gene encoding coiled-coil domain-containing protein 34-like: MDRSTTFRSRLKEHDPGRYKEYLEKQRIRAKERREHLKKELQKKTPSPAAKQKKEHELQLQRERQRKWLAKKKAETMPSINIRKSVRKLCVETRHSKQHKREYNREKKREERANQSYQKKMWIRKKDNVD; encoded by the coding sequence ATGGACAGATCTACTACATTTAGAAGTCGGTTGAAGGAACATGATCCTGGAAGATATAAAGAGTACCTAGAAAAGCAAAGGATACGAGCAAAAGAAAGAAGGGAGCACCTGAAGAAAGAACTTCAAAAGAAAACCCCAAGTCCAGCTGCAAAGCAGAAAAAAGAACATGAATTACAGCTCCAAAGAGAAAGACAAAGAAAGTGGTTAGCAAAAAAGAAGGCCGAGACGATGCCCAGTATTAATATAAGAAAGTCAGTAAGGAAACTTTGTGTGGAAACAAGACACAGCAAGCAACACAAAAGGGAATATAACAGAGAAAAGAAAAGGGAAGAAAGAGCCAATCAGTCATACCAAAAGAAAATGTGGATTAGAAAAAAAGACAATGTGGATTAG
- the LOC128214827 gene encoding uncharacterized protein LOC128214827 — MAESSREPTNKDLLDCMKAMGDKLSTMEKKLNSLDILEKKVTNFEKELNKMWVAIEDRIKCTDAKLDGLVDRIETHDVEAALMTERVSRLEKQRDDLRDDVAYLKSQSMRNNLVFTNIPEDNTSGNEPADVTESKLRQHLQEKLKLAKETAESIRFERIHRSPGHPVQGRIRNVIAKFTFFKDRELVRREWKQLAGSGCQMYEQFPPEVMDKRRRLVPKMKDARKEGKRAWIIFDTLYVDGKPVRT; from the coding sequence ATGGCGGAAAGCAGCCGCGAACCCACCAACAAGGATCTGCTGGATTGTATGAAGGCCATGGGGGATAAGCTTTCTACTATGGAGAAAAAGCTGAACTCCTTAGACATTCTTGAAAAGAAGGTTACTAATTTTGAGAAGGAACTCAACAAGATGTGGGTAGCTATTGAGGATCGTATAAAATGTACAGACGCGAAGTTGGACGGCCTTGTAGACCGGATCGAGACGCACGACGTGGAGGCGGCGCTGATGACTGAGAGGGTCAGCAGGTTGGAAAAGCAGCGTGATGATCTACGGGATGACGTGGCATACTTAAAGTCTCAATCTATGAGAAACAATTTAGTTTTTACTAACATCCCAGAGGATAATACTTCCGGGAACGAACCAGCCGATGTTACGGAATCTAAACTACGACAGCACCTACAAGAGAAGCTCAAGCTGGCGAAGGAGACGGCTGAGTCCATTCGCTTCGAGCGCATCCACCGTTCTCCAGGACATCCGGTACAAGGGCGAATTCGCAACGTCATAGCTAAATTCACGTTTTTTAAGGACAGGGAACTTGTACGTCGCGAGTGGAAGCAGTTGGCTGGCTCCGGTTGCCAAATGTATGAACAGTTTCCGCCGGAAGTGATGGACAAACGACGACGTTTAGTGCCCAAGATGAAGGACGCCAGGAAGGAGGGTAAGCGTGCGTGGATCATCTTTGACACCCTGTACGTGGACGGCAAACCGGTGCGGACGTAG